The Polypterus senegalus isolate Bchr_013 chromosome 1, ASM1683550v1, whole genome shotgun sequence genomic sequence CTGACTGCTATGGATCTCCTCCTGTTCTTGCAATTGTTGGGGACCCTGCATCAACACATTCTATTGCAATATCACGGATAGTGGGTTTGTTCCGGATGCCTATGGTACATTTATTGCTTCTTTTCATGATTGttgtattttaaacataaattaaGCTAAATTTCCTCataatataaatgtgtatatttatgtgtttttgaaGTTTTTGAGCCTTACTTTcctcattttatattaatattattattattgaaatgaGAAACCTTTggcatttatgtactgtatatcagtggCTATTGACTATAATTTAGCCATCACATCATTATTGTGgccttaaatacagtatgtacattatcTTGGGATATAGTATTTATGCAATTTATAATATTTGCTTCACAGGTCAGTTATTATGCAACATGTTCCTGCTTAAGCAACAAACTAGAGTTTCCATCATTCTTTAGAACTGTTCCAAGTGATACCTTTCAGATCAAAGCTATGATTCGAATTCTTAAACATTACAAGTGGACCTGGGTAGGGGCTCTAGCAAGTGATGATGATTATGGACAAAATGCAGTAAAGTTATTAATTGAAGAAGTTAAAACATTTGGATGCATTTCTTTCTCAGAAACCATTCCTAAATTAGTAACAAAATCAAAGGTGCTGCAAATAgtggataaaataaaacaatcaactgCAAAAGTGATTGTTGTTTTATCATCCAGAGTTGATTTTACTCCTGTGGTAATGGAGCTGGTCAGGCAAAACATCACGGGGAGGCAATGGATTGCAAGTGAGGCATGGGCTACCTCTATGGCCTTGGCCACTAAAGAAGTCTTTGCCTGTTTAGGGGGGACAATTGGAGTTGCAATACGTAGAGGAGAAATCCCAGGATTCCAAAACTTTCTTCTTCAGGCGCATCCTGAAGTTAATCCAAATAAAAGGTTGCTCATTCAATTCTGGGAAACAATGTTTGGATGCAAGTTTCAGAAAATCATTCAAGGACAAAATGTGTCTGTTGATCATCCGATATGTACAGGATATGAGAATATTAGCAGCACTAAAACTGGATACAGTGATGTATCACAATTACGTACCTCTTATAACATTTATAAGGCAGTGTATGCATTGGCACATGCACTTCATAATTTGATATCTTGTGAAAGTGGAAAAGGACCCTTTGACAATGCATGTGCAAATATTACAAGTGTACAGCCCTGGCAGGTAAGAAGATGAAACGTTACCTCAACTTTGAAGCCTGaatcatcattttttttactctaactttaaacttaaatttgtttttcacatttaaaaaatattacactaatcatttttttaaatattttaattctgaGTTGTGTTGGGTTTTGTGTTTAAGCTTTTCCACTATTTAAAGAAAGTTAACTTCAGTAATCATTTGGGAGAAAGAATAATGTTTGATGAAAATGGAGATCCTCCAGCAATCTATGACATAATGAGCTGGCAAATGGATGAACATGGTGAAGTCAGAGTGAAAACTGTTGGTCTTTTTGATGAATCAGCTGGTGCTGGGAATGATCTTTTGTTGAAAGAGGATGAAATATTTTGGAAGTTTGGGATGGTAGGCATAACCTTGTTCTGGCATTGAAACTGGTTGTactctgacattttctgttttaaacatAATACAAATTTTCTATGGAATAAGAATAGATAACTTTGCCATTTcatgtttaaaatgacattttaaaccaAATTAACTTATgcatatgttttctttttgtctttcagGTTCCAGAATCTGTATGCAGTAAAAGCTGTCAGCAAGGCACAAGAAAAGCTACAAGAAAAGGAGAACCTGTCTGTTGTTTTGACTGTGTGCCTTGCGATGATGGAGAGATCAGCAGTGAGACTGGTAAATAGAATTTATTGAAAGCATTACAATGTAACTTCATTACCACTTACAATAATGTGGATGGCTTCTTCAGGCATTCATTTCTATAAATGTTCAATACTGATAAGAAACCATGATACACTTTTGTACTCTGATGAATTATTCCAAGCAACTTGACGTACACAGTACTGTAACTGGAAGTACAagctttaaaagaaatatataacagTGAGAggaactgaaaacattttttgaaaaaatccaTCACAAGTAAAGTACAAAAATTGGAAAATAATAATGCATGTCATTTTAAGGAGACACTTCATTAAAGTTCTACACAGTCCCTACTATTGATAATAAATAGAATAATGTATAattaactgtatatatttaatgatctatattaatattaaataagcaATATTTTGGCGTGTGACCATTATTACACCGTATCATCAGGGTGTATAACATTTTGCTAGTTGGCACATAGATATTTTGATATTGCCAACACCGCTCTCTTAAATATATCTAAAaagtgcttttgtttatttttaggttTTCTAGGCTGGATACCAACTGTTATCTGAGCCAAATGTCTGCTCATTAAAGCTAAGAATTTATGCTAGATTTGTGTTTGCTCTAGCCCTATAATGGGTCAgactttttttctgatttctgcTTCTGGTATTTTCTTCATTGTACATTTCCATGGTTGATCTGTGGTCACATTTCATTCATCCTTGGCAtttgttatctttgtttgctCATGTGCACTCAGGCTGATTATGTTTGCTCCTTTACGTGAAATACCTTCTACACATCTGCAAGTCTTCAGTAACCTATGGTACTTGTACCCTCCACCTCAGTTATCAATGGCACAGCATATAACAATGTATTACAACTATCACGccagcatgaagtcaaaggtgTTACAACTGCCACCCCCACAGTCCCAGTTAGCTGGGCTCAATTCCCAGTGTAGTTATTGTCTAGGAGGtatttgtctgtgtgggtttcattcAGGCACTGTAGTTTCCTTGCATATTCATGGAGCTATTAAGGGAGATGTATTAACTACTGTGCTGTCCCAATAAAATGatctgtaggtttttgttctgtAGCTTTATTAATTCATACTACTAGATCAAcatatctttgttttgttttgagtaTTTAATGAAGAGCAGGTAGTTGTACCTTAAAGTTATGCAATAAGTGCCACCCATTCAGGCACCTGCTTGAAGTGTAAATGGGAGGTGGTTATTCAGCAAGTAAAATGGCAGTGGGCAGTGACCGAGCTCTGGCTTAATTCTGAGCTCATGTGATTGTTCTTTATATGTTTCTGCTGAGGACTTTTGATTGATTCCATAAGTCAAATTCGTAAACTTCAGTTATTCTGCAAATTGTCCAGACAATAGACTTTGCTTCACCTTGACTTGTGTGTTTTTCTGCTTTGACAGACTGCAGTTTCTTACAAATTGGAAGAAGAAAATGGATTTTGAAATGGGTTAATTGAGGTTGAATATTTTATGTAGTTTACAGGCTTGCTTATTATTATGGAATATTTAAAATAGGGGTTCAGTTAATCCTCAATTATTTAAGCATGCTACACCCCCAGCactctcattttcatttttgcagtttaTCTTCAAACCTTTCACTTTCTCAATAAGAGTAGGTCCTTAGACTCAGAGCACTTTTGTTAGAGGCTAGTCTAGCAGGGCCAGACATGATACTCAAATGAGAACACATGACTGGGAACAACCTATTAAAAAGTGTGAAGTAAACATCTGCaaaatcctgcactgcaaaggctatacccacagggcttcttcctaaacaCTTGCCCCCAACTGCGCCAGTCCATGAATTTTAAATCACTGCTCGGGTTgcagggagagagaaaaagataCTAAACAAATTACTTGACACTGAGATAAAACTAACATTGCTGTTATCTATTCAAGATCTCAGTAGCATATGGTAACTGAATCCTAATAATTAATCTGCACAATGAAA encodes the following:
- the LOC120529242 gene encoding extracellular calcium-sensing receptor-like, with the translated sequence MNSLYKKGDIILGGIFEISVKIIPPDFSFRAKPEQWKCDGFDVSIFQRAQAMVFAIEEINRNETLLPNITLGYRLYDNCQKMPMALRAATALFAGESEAMEASDCYGSPPVLAIVGDPASTHSIAISRIVGLFRMPMVSYYATCSCLSNKLEFPSFFRTVPSDTFQIKAMIRILKHYKWTWVGALASDDDYGQNAVKLLIEEVKTFGCISFSETIPKLVTKSKVLQIVDKIKQSTAKVIVVLSSRVDFTPVVMELVRQNITGRQWIASEAWATSMALATKEVFACLGGTIGVAIRRGEIPGFQNFLLQAHPEVNPNKRLLIQFWETMFGCKFQKIIQGQNVSVDHPICTGYENISSTKTGYSDVSQLRTSYNIYKAVYALAHALHNLISCESGKGPFDNACANITSVQPWQKVNFSNHLGERIMFDENGDPPAIYDIMSWQMDEHGEVRVKTVGLFDESAGAGNDLLLKEDEIFWKFGMVPESVCSKSCQQGTRKATRKGEPVCCFDCVPCDDGEISSETDSIVCLKCPEDFWSNLDKTQCVAKAIEFLSYGDPMGITLTTVSLFGVCLSICVLVVFILYRNTPVVKANNSELSFLLLVSLTFCFLCALCFIGQPTDLTCILRHIIFGISFVLCVSCILVKTIVVIVAFKATLPGNNLMKWFGVSQQRGTIFLFTLIQSIICIIWLSTAPPSPVKNTKYQNEKIIFECDNGSIVGFSSVLGYIGLLACTCFAIAFLARNLPDTFNEAKFITFSMLLFCAVWISFIPAYISSPGKYTVAVEIFAILASSFGVLFAIFSPKCFIILLKPELNNKKSLMGKLASK